The Chloroflexota bacterium genome contains a region encoding:
- a CDS encoding SCP2 sterol-binding domain-containing protein, which produces MKLGSPEYLEEVKRRSNADATYCQMIKNDYESYTLVLQAEPNKGVQDTLSIGFQVDHGQISDIWVGERQTDFILSGPYGVWVDILRGALNPNKALTMRKLKIKGNILQLLRGADSTIRWVEILQTIPTEFEGAYAQYNFSGRATV; this is translated from the coding sequence ATGAAACTAGGCAGTCCAGAATATCTCGAAGAGGTCAAGAGACGCAGCAATGCCGATGCAACCTATTGCCAGATGATCAAGAACGATTACGAGTCCTATACCCTGGTGCTACAAGCCGAACCTAACAAGGGGGTCCAGGACACTCTGAGCATTGGCTTCCAGGTAGATCACGGACAGATTTCTGACATCTGGGTGGGGGAACGCCAGACTGATTTTATCCTGAGTGGGCCTTATGGTGTATGGGTGGACATTTTGCGAGGTGCATTGAATCCCAACAAAGCGCTGACGATGCGCAAGCTTAAGATCAAAGGGAATATCCTGCAATTGCTGCGGGGGGCTGATTCTACCATCCGCTGGGTGGAAATTCTGCAGACTATTCCAACAGAGTTCGAAGGCGCATACGCTCAATATAACTTTTCAGGACGAGCTACTGTATAG
- a CDS encoding 3-oxoacyl-ACP reductase FabG: protein MEINLTGKVAIVTGGASGIGRGIAEMFARLGAAVVIADLDLSAANDVANALQATGLRAMAVEVDVQNASQVENMLDQTIEHFGQVDILVNSAGVGSESPIIEMLEEEWDWVLGVNLKGTFLCTRAVAKWWIEHKHPGKIINLSSINETVPLAGEAHYCASKGGVMMFTRAAALELAPYGIHVNALAPGMIETALTEEITLIPELRHAHLKQIPFGRYGQPEDVAKAAAFLASEWSDWVTGHSLFVDGGMHLIGEESYLWAIERAMMHHDRIPKVPMCWPPGALGDKA from the coding sequence ATGGAAATTAACCTAACCGGCAAAGTAGCGATTGTGACAGGTGGCGCTTCTGGCATTGGGCGCGGGATCGCCGAGATGTTTGCCCGGCTCGGAGCAGCAGTGGTCATAGCCGATCTTGACTTGTCTGCAGCCAACGATGTGGCTAACGCACTGCAAGCGACTGGCCTTCGCGCTATGGCTGTGGAAGTAGATGTACAGAATGCCAGCCAGGTGGAAAACATGCTGGATCAGACTATAGAGCATTTTGGCCAGGTGGATATTCTGGTCAACTCAGCCGGAGTAGGTTCGGAATCGCCGATCATCGAAATGCTAGAAGAAGAATGGGATTGGGTGCTAGGCGTCAACCTAAAAGGCACCTTCCTCTGCACCCGCGCAGTGGCCAAATGGTGGATAGAACACAAACACCCAGGAAAAATCATTAACCTGTCCTCTATCAATGAGACGGTGCCATTGGCTGGTGAAGCGCACTATTGCGCCTCTAAAGGCGGGGTCATGATGTTCACCCGCGCTGCTGCTCTGGAGTTGGCACCATATGGCATCCACGTCAATGCCCTGGCGCCGGGCATGATCGAAACTGCGCTGACCGAGGAAATTACTCTTATCCCCGAACTACGTCATGCGCATCTCAAACAAATCCCCTTTGGACGCTATGGACAGCCCGAGGACGTGGCCAAAGCGGCGGCTTTTCTGGCTTCGGAGTGGTCGGATTGGGTGACCGGCCATAGCCTGTTCGTGGACGGTGGGATGCATCTTATCGGTGAGGAAAGCTACTTGTGGGCTATCGAGCGTGCTATGATGCACCATGATCGTATCCCGAAGGTGCCTATGTGCTGGCCCCCTGGGGCATTGGGAGATAAAGCCTAA
- a CDS encoding DegV family protein: MKTTLLIDSTTTIPQSVIDEYGVPMIPVPIQVAGREYRDGVDLTLERFCDLLETSKDRPTTAVPGLGEFVSFYEQLLQRYKNIVYPAPSPRLTGIFNAAVQSARSIEGAKIVAVDPPEEWGTELYVVHSDDPQLRERLSKVSKEDAPVIAVVNTGYVSGAAGLIAMEALKAIQEGLELDEVVYRMAAVKPQTGIYFILTTLDYVVDRVGHLRALIGTLLKIKPVLAIRQGMVEEEIKVRGEGKAKRALIELLKQRVGDREVDVYVLHSLAQAEAEDLLEQVKSELNVRNWWLGGIGCAVSRYTGRGGLGIAFIAR, encoded by the coding sequence ATGAAAACGACTTTGCTCATAGACAGCACGACGACCATACCCCAGAGCGTTATAGACGAATATGGAGTTCCGATGATTCCTGTGCCTATCCAGGTTGCAGGCAGGGAATATCGCGACGGAGTTGACCTTACCCTGGAAAGATTCTGTGATCTGTTGGAAACCTCGAAAGATCGTCCCACCACGGCCGTACCTGGCTTGGGAGAATTCGTCTCCTTTTACGAACAACTGTTGCAAAGATACAAAAACATTGTGTATCCTGCTCCCAGCCCCAGGCTCACTGGTATCTTCAATGCTGCAGTCCAGTCGGCAAGGAGCATCGAGGGAGCCAAAATTGTGGCAGTAGACCCTCCTGAGGAATGGGGCACCGAATTATACGTGGTTCATTCTGACGATCCCCAACTGCGGGAGCGACTGTCCAAGGTCAGCAAGGAAGATGCTCCAGTGATCGCTGTCGTGAACACCGGCTACGTCTCAGGCGCTGCGGGTTTGATTGCAATGGAAGCACTCAAAGCCATTCAGGAGGGACTTGAGCTGGACGAAGTGGTCTATAGGATGGCTGCAGTCAAACCCCAAACGGGCATTTACTTTATCCTCACAACCCTGGACTATGTGGTAGATCGCGTGGGACATTTGCGCGCGTTGATCGGCACCTTGCTCAAAATAAAACCGGTATTGGCCATCAGGCAGGGCATGGTTGAGGAAGAAATCAAGGTCAGAGGCGAAGGCAAGGCGAAAAGAGCGCTGATTGAATTGCTGAAACAACGCGTAGGCGATAGAGAAGTAGATGTGTATGTGCTACATTCGCTGGCGCAGGCAGAAGCAGAAGATCTCTTGGAACAAGTAAAGAGCGAACTAAACGTCAGAAATTGGTGGCTTGGTGGTATCGGTTGTGCGGTCAGCCGATACACTGGCCGG